In Tumebacillus amylolyticus, a single window of DNA contains:
- a CDS encoding M3 family metallopeptidase, translated as MNLLESVFPSVDRWESALERVQARASALSEQFADGITSTSEVLLEGLMHVEQILIEVEAVFVYGQLGFDLDLDSEGALQRFAQAEDNSLFVQEQIEFLLTELSTFDLNLFDEFAEKESELQRYRPFLVRVQQEMNAAGEPSTQAAVSALDVVGQQFEEAARTLLFRETSFAPVQDADGNEISVTHGNYRSLLGNPDREFRTRVATSYQNGLKQHLHTWAVLYNGYITKEQQTAALRNLSSSLEAAMHRDLVDVAVYDRLVQAARAQLHHFHATLEIRQEAAGTDTLGFQDLFVPLANDVERTYSWEEAGRVLKEAMQPFGAEYVGLLEEALAFVIPNAPEPTEYTTNCYGRHPVVLMTYRNSVHSLLTLAHELGHAVHMRLANRTQPYFSAEAPVLPSEVAALTQEWAVLFHLIETARTDGERASLKALALEKFQAAFFRQSMLAEFERRTHELAAEGMVLSAEVLCDEYAELLHTYYGPTFSAEEAAQDFVRVTHLFNSFYLYTYPIACCAAVTLAQSIAKGGGESFIRMLSAGSSQAPADLLQIVGVDITQDALYDEALEIFKSLF; from the coding sequence GTGAACTTGCTGGAGTCGGTCTTTCCAAGTGTAGACCGGTGGGAGTCGGCGTTGGAACGTGTGCAAGCCCGCGCATCCGCTCTGAGTGAGCAGTTTGCAGACGGCATCACGTCAACGTCGGAGGTCTTGTTGGAGGGCCTGATGCATGTAGAGCAGATCTTGATCGAGGTGGAGGCCGTCTTTGTCTACGGACAATTGGGTTTCGACCTCGACCTGGATTCGGAAGGAGCTCTGCAGAGATTCGCTCAGGCGGAAGACAACAGCTTGTTCGTCCAAGAACAGATCGAATTCCTGCTGACTGAGCTCAGTACCTTTGATCTCAACCTGTTTGACGAGTTTGCAGAGAAAGAGTCGGAATTGCAACGATACCGTCCGTTTTTGGTGCGTGTACAGCAAGAGATGAACGCTGCGGGCGAACCCTCCACCCAAGCGGCGGTCAGCGCTTTGGATGTTGTGGGTCAGCAATTTGAAGAAGCGGCTCGAACGCTGTTGTTCCGCGAGACATCGTTTGCACCGGTGCAAGATGCAGACGGCAACGAGATCTCCGTCACGCATGGTAACTACCGGTCGTTGCTCGGCAACCCGGACCGCGAATTTCGCACGAGAGTGGCAACATCGTATCAGAACGGGTTGAAGCAACATCTCCACACCTGGGCGGTGCTGTACAACGGATACATCACCAAGGAACAACAGACCGCAGCTTTGCGGAATCTCTCGTCGTCCTTGGAAGCGGCGATGCACCGCGATCTCGTGGACGTGGCGGTCTATGATCGTCTCGTTCAAGCGGCAAGAGCGCAACTTCATCACTTCCATGCAACGCTGGAGATTCGTCAGGAAGCGGCCGGCACGGACACACTGGGGTTCCAAGATTTGTTCGTGCCTCTCGCGAATGATGTGGAGCGTACCTATTCGTGGGAAGAGGCCGGGCGGGTGTTGAAAGAAGCCATGCAACCATTTGGTGCCGAATATGTCGGCCTCCTGGAGGAAGCGCTGGCTTTTGTCATTCCGAATGCACCGGAGCCGACCGAGTACACCACGAACTGCTACGGACGTCATCCCGTTGTGTTGATGACCTACCGCAATTCTGTGCATAGTCTTTTGACCTTGGCGCACGAACTCGGTCATGCCGTCCACATGCGTCTCGCCAACCGCACACAGCCCTACTTTTCAGCGGAGGCGCCCGTTCTTCCCAGCGAAGTGGCGGCGCTTACGCAGGAGTGGGCGGTGTTGTTCCACTTGATCGAGACGGCGCGCACGGACGGAGAACGGGCGAGTTTGAAAGCGTTGGCGCTTGAGAAGTTTCAGGCGGCGTTCTTCAGGCAATCGATGTTGGCCGAGTTTGAGCGTCGGACGCATGAACTGGCAGCAGAAGGCATGGTCCTGTCTGCTGAAGTCCTCTGCGACGAATATGCAGAGTTGCTGCACACCTACTACGGTCCGACGTTTTCTGCAGAAGAGGCGGCACAGGACTTTGTGCGGGTCACGCACTTGTTCAACTCCTTCTACTTATATACCTACCCGATCGCCTGCTGTGCGGCTGTGACGCTTGCACAATCGATCGCCAAGGGCGGTGGAGAGTCGTTCATCCGGATGCTTTCCGCGGGAAGTTCGCAAGCACCGGCTGACCTGTTGCAGATCGTCGGCGTCGACATTACCCAAGACGCTCTGTATGACGAAGCGCTTGAAATCTTCAAATCTCTGTTCTAA
- a CDS encoding pyridoxal phosphate-dependent aminotransferase, producing MDLIQEKIDFIEKSKKILVDMLTHLQTPDQDPTSLWSKNECWAVIKSISQELGFPHPTFDERAEPDRWLTYVSYCLQQLDDFLARFNRLSEPAQFPVALNSTPSHSLVMNQSTSASPFASSQGLAVLFHLVEARLSESNPTQVRENSFFTLRDQLLCQSYLHLIGALPAAPLSEPALITQREYDDAYRFFLGSGPGRAVEQLMRRFEERFPYGVFCKKIYNHFFANDLYGKYDNDTENVILSSGSLDETEFPLSLALQQAINYALRQNWVGYSNTLGMAPTRKAVCDRENASLGRPVYAENNVAITMGGTSALYFLLQMLTAKLETRCEAVFVLPSYAPFMHACEEYCDVRYVTLQEDRGFKLRAEDVIAKVTSRTQLIVLVDVLNPTGGKLPKAELEILIDYAEEHNLVILLDEAGKCFLREPFEEPDNMESPNVVRVISLSKTHAVPGLKVGYILARTEIIQTFFNVASTSYGAPNSLFYLLLELQSRFEQYRTMSLTTLSESHLRQFNTTYNLSMPGLQLLYDEYNLNQTRFTERMAKLRQYTIDTLTPYMPDLIENIIVPDGSLNVTLKVRSELDSYQFFLRFLQQEKTAVFPGVCFGLFDGCWLRITFSISFDTLKEGLHRLIRFLKSEAVRREVRASRELSSLLIEEGRYELNPQINFYPHLYDVGVAAERLAASLSGPLAQTFNRQAMRLMVLLHDTGKVLSVYAHRISRVWNLSQRFPQGVPLEEMQPFRDDELLGLREMLQLGQPIAFSELLQLAPSLAPYVSEEELQSGLPLRDTILTTRILESAADRLKLDRADWALTLAVLNDEMGTEDVQFYRQFLDLADKIADDLPDKPIFSQEDVLEALELKKKYVFWRYGRDTLNTALVEQDFEAAMQMVRTHLHGQPTALISGGDLS from the coding sequence ATGGACTTAATCCAAGAAAAGATTGATTTTATCGAAAAATCTAAAAAAATCCTCGTCGACATGTTGACCCACTTGCAAACGCCGGATCAGGATCCAACCTCCCTCTGGTCGAAAAACGAATGTTGGGCGGTCATCAAATCCATCTCTCAAGAGCTGGGGTTCCCTCACCCGACGTTTGACGAACGAGCAGAACCGGATCGTTGGCTGACGTATGTCAGCTATTGTTTGCAACAGTTGGATGATTTCTTGGCGCGTTTCAACCGCCTGAGCGAACCTGCTCAATTCCCCGTGGCTCTCAACTCGACCCCCTCTCATTCTTTGGTGATGAACCAAAGCACATCGGCAAGCCCTTTCGCAAGCTCTCAAGGATTGGCTGTCTTGTTTCATTTAGTTGAGGCACGTCTGTCAGAGTCGAACCCGACGCAAGTGCGGGAGAATTCCTTTTTCACACTGCGTGACCAACTCCTCTGTCAATCCTACTTGCATCTGATCGGTGCCTTGCCCGCCGCTCCTCTCTCGGAACCTGCCTTGATCACGCAGCGCGAATACGACGATGCGTACCGTTTCTTCCTCGGGAGTGGTCCGGGACGAGCTGTCGAACAACTGATGCGCAGGTTTGAAGAACGATTCCCGTACGGCGTGTTCTGCAAAAAAATCTACAATCACTTTTTTGCAAACGACCTCTACGGCAAGTATGACAATGATACGGAAAATGTAATCCTCAGTTCCGGGTCGCTCGATGAGACGGAATTTCCACTTTCCCTCGCGTTGCAGCAGGCCATCAACTACGCCTTGCGACAGAACTGGGTCGGCTATTCGAACACGCTGGGGATGGCTCCTACACGCAAAGCGGTCTGCGATCGGGAGAATGCCTCCTTGGGACGTCCCGTGTACGCCGAGAACAACGTCGCCATCACGATGGGCGGCACTTCGGCGCTGTACTTCCTCTTGCAAATGCTGACCGCCAAGTTGGAAACCCGCTGTGAAGCTGTGTTCGTTCTCCCGTCCTACGCTCCCTTCATGCACGCATGTGAAGAGTATTGCGATGTACGGTACGTCACGCTTCAAGAAGACAGAGGATTCAAACTTCGCGCTGAAGATGTGATCGCCAAAGTGACGAGTCGAACCCAATTGATCGTATTGGTCGACGTGCTCAATCCGACCGGCGGCAAATTACCGAAAGCGGAGTTGGAAATTCTCATCGACTATGCAGAAGAACACAATCTGGTGATTCTGCTGGATGAAGCGGGCAAATGTTTCCTTCGAGAACCGTTTGAAGAACCGGACAACATGGAAAGTCCAAACGTGGTGCGCGTCATTTCACTCTCCAAAACCCATGCGGTTCCGGGGTTGAAAGTCGGCTATATCCTCGCGCGGACCGAAATCATTCAGACGTTCTTCAATGTGGCGTCCACTTCCTATGGCGCGCCGAATTCCTTGTTCTATCTGTTGTTGGAGTTGCAGTCCCGCTTCGAGCAATACCGAACGATGTCGCTTACGACCTTGTCGGAGTCGCACTTGAGACAATTCAACACCACCTATAACTTGTCCATGCCGGGCTTGCAACTGCTCTACGATGAATACAACCTCAATCAGACACGATTCACCGAGCGCATGGCGAAACTCCGCCAATACACGATTGATACGCTCACGCCGTACATGCCCGATCTCATTGAGAACATCATCGTCCCGGACGGCTCGCTGAACGTAACTTTGAAAGTCCGTTCAGAACTGGACAGTTATCAATTCTTCCTCCGTTTTCTGCAACAGGAAAAAACGGCGGTGTTCCCCGGCGTCTGCTTTGGTCTGTTTGACGGATGCTGGCTTCGCATTACGTTCTCCATTTCATTTGATACCTTGAAGGAAGGATTGCACCGCCTGATACGCTTCTTGAAGTCGGAAGCTGTACGCAGGGAAGTGCGAGCCTCCCGTGAGCTGTCCTCGTTATTAATTGAAGAAGGCCGATATGAGCTAAACCCGCAGATCAACTTCTACCCGCACCTCTACGACGTGGGGGTGGCAGCCGAACGGCTGGCCGCAAGTCTTAGCGGACCCCTTGCACAGACGTTCAATCGACAAGCCATGCGCTTGATGGTTCTCCTCCACGACACCGGCAAAGTGCTCAGCGTCTATGCCCACCGGATATCCCGGGTGTGGAATCTGAGTCAGCGTTTCCCCCAGGGGGTTCCCCTTGAGGAGATGCAGCCATTCCGCGATGATGAACTTCTCGGCTTGCGTGAGATGCTGCAACTGGGTCAACCGATTGCCTTCTCCGAATTGTTGCAACTGGCACCGAGCCTTGCTCCTTATGTCAGCGAGGAAGAATTGCAAAGTGGTCTTCCCTTGCGCGATACGATCCTGACAACCCGCATCTTAGAATCTGCCGCTGACCGCTTGAAACTGGATCGTGCGGATTGGGCGCTCACTCTCGCCGTGCTAAACGACGAAATGGGTACCGAAGACGTGCAGTTCTACCGCCAGTTCCTCGACTTGGCGGACAAAATTGCCGACGATCTGCCGGACAAGCCGATTTTTAGTCAAGAAGATGTGCTGGAAGCTCTGGAACTCAAGAAAAAATACGTGTTTTGGCGGTATGGCCGCGACACGTTGAACACCGCTCTCGTGGAACAGGATTTTGAAGCGGCGATGCAAATGGTTCGAACACATCTACACGGACAGCCTACTGCCCTGATCTCCGGAGGTGACTTGTCATAG
- a CDS encoding MFS transporter has product MAATPTNSPAIDGQPTPSTSVWKNRNFLILFLSSLIISLGGRVYELALPLILYNLTHSPVAMGAMRAIELLPNMLLAIFIGVIVDRVRKKSFMQISIALQIVFLVSLFTLIQTGHDQLAFFFVFGFFLMTFNYAYDNVRISIVKNVIPSPLLTSANAKFSLVSTLVYILGPSISGFLFMLSDLHMGLLITASALTFGLIASFLLQMNEAADVRATGSFKQNLIEGWTELRTNKALWTITMFVIFINAIDGLSSAMIPFYAQDTMGLSSSELGMVFSAVGIGGFLASLIVARVRKMFSVGHLLGITMLLMGLSYLTMYFSTNVWMMMLAMFMNGFFGTIQAVCVWSFRQETTPSHLMGRVSGITGSLFKLGIPFTMFGSGLVTEAVGPSYVFLAAACSAGLMFLVYRFQPLWKVKA; this is encoded by the coding sequence ATGGCAGCGACACCTACAAACTCTCCAGCGATCGACGGACAGCCCACTCCCTCGACATCTGTTTGGAAAAACCGGAACTTTCTAATTCTTTTCCTTTCCTCGTTGATCATCTCTCTCGGGGGACGCGTGTATGAACTGGCCTTGCCGCTCATTTTGTACAATTTGACTCATTCGCCGGTGGCAATGGGTGCTATGAGAGCGATTGAACTGCTGCCGAATATGTTGCTTGCGATCTTCATTGGTGTCATTGTAGACCGCGTGCGCAAGAAATCTTTCATGCAGATTTCGATTGCACTCCAAATTGTGTTCTTGGTCTCCTTGTTCACCTTGATTCAGACCGGGCATGATCAGTTGGCCTTTTTCTTTGTTTTTGGATTTTTCCTGATGACCTTTAATTATGCGTATGACAATGTGCGCATCTCCATTGTGAAAAACGTAATTCCGTCTCCGTTGCTCACGTCTGCGAACGCGAAGTTCTCATTGGTCTCGACGTTGGTTTACATTTTAGGGCCTTCGATCTCCGGCTTCCTGTTCATGCTCTCCGATCTGCATATGGGGCTGTTGATCACCGCATCGGCGTTGACATTTGGTTTGATCGCGTCCTTCCTGCTGCAGATGAACGAAGCGGCAGATGTGCGCGCGACCGGGAGCTTCAAACAGAACCTGATCGAAGGTTGGACGGAGCTGCGCACCAACAAAGCGCTGTGGACGATCACGATGTTTGTTATCTTCATCAACGCGATTGACGGGTTGTCCAGTGCGATGATTCCGTTCTACGCCCAAGACACGATGGGGCTTTCCAGTTCCGAGTTGGGCATGGTCTTTTCGGCCGTCGGGATCGGCGGATTCCTCGCCAGTTTGATCGTTGCGCGCGTGCGCAAGATGTTCTCGGTCGGACACTTGCTGGGCATCACGATGCTGTTGATGGGGCTTTCCTACTTGACGATGTACTTTTCCACGAACGTTTGGATGATGATGCTCGCGATGTTTATGAACGGCTTCTTCGGCACCATTCAAGCGGTTTGCGTGTGGTCGTTCCGTCAAGAGACTACGCCTTCGCACTTGATGGGTCGAGTCAGCGGCATCACCGGGTCGTTGTTTAAACTGGGAATTCCGTTCACGATGTTCGGTTCCGGCCTTGTAACGGAAGCGGTCGGCCCGTCCTATGTGTTCTTGGCAGCCGCTTGCTCCGCGGGGCTTATGTTCCTCGTCTATCGATTCCAACCGTTATGGAAGGTCAAAGCATAA
- a CDS encoding DUF5665 domain-containing protein produces MSKRDHKMNGPKQAGEPSERLHDDPVTLPEETRFLSSQIQRLAIQMERSNFAEYVQLMQRPRRLIFLNLISGISRGVGIAIGFTVIAAVILYILQKVAVLNLPIIGDFIADLVRIVDAQLHTSSY; encoded by the coding sequence ATGTCGAAACGAGACCATAAAATGAACGGCCCGAAGCAGGCTGGGGAACCGTCCGAGCGCTTGCATGACGACCCTGTGACATTGCCGGAGGAGACCCGTTTCCTCTCCAGTCAGATTCAGCGTCTGGCCATCCAGATGGAGCGTTCCAACTTTGCAGAGTATGTCCAACTGATGCAGCGACCGAGACGCCTGATCTTTCTCAATTTGATCAGCGGAATTTCCCGCGGTGTCGGCATCGCGATCGGATTTACGGTGATTGCGGCCGTGATTTTGTACATCCTGCAGAAAGTTGCAGTCTTGAATCTCCCGATCATCGGGGATTTCATCGCCGATCTCGTTCGCATCGTCGACGCGCAGTTGCACACGTCTTCGTACTAG
- a CDS encoding TraR/DksA C4-type zinc finger protein: protein MTLTQNQLQQLRSQLEEELSDIRDRLDHTDGYGLDDSLETTTDELSNYDNHPGDLGSEVFERGKDLALREHDSIRMTEIDAALDRLEDGTYGVCQHCGAEISFARLQAEPAANYCVGCREEADVREVQANRPVEENFLYPGFGRSDMDNNDEDYNGFDGEDSWQAVARYGTAATNDDNPDFTGNEPQHQYIDADERIGYVEDLEGFLIADMHGNPVEPGFVRNEPYRRAFEEAGGDVY, encoded by the coding sequence ATGACCTTGACACAAAACCAGTTGCAGCAGTTGCGTTCGCAGTTGGAGGAGGAGTTGTCCGACATCCGGGACCGACTCGATCACACCGACGGGTACGGTCTCGATGACTCGCTGGAGACGACGACCGATGAGTTGTCCAACTACGACAACCACCCGGGCGATTTGGGGTCCGAAGTGTTTGAACGCGGCAAAGACTTGGCACTTCGCGAGCATGACTCCATTCGAATGACGGAGATTGACGCCGCCCTCGATCGCTTGGAGGATGGAACTTACGGAGTCTGCCAGCACTGCGGGGCAGAGATCTCGTTTGCCCGCTTGCAAGCGGAGCCGGCCGCCAATTATTGCGTGGGGTGCCGCGAGGAAGCGGACGTCCGCGAAGTGCAGGCAAACCGTCCGGTCGAGGAGAACTTCCTGTATCCGGGCTTTGGCCGAAGCGATATGGACAACAACGACGAAGACTACAACGGATTCGACGGGGAAGACTCGTGGCAAGCGGTCGCCCGCTATGGAACGGCCGCGACCAATGACGACAACCCCGATTTTACCGGCAACGAGCCTCAGCACCAGTACATCGACGCCGACGAGCGCATCGGGTACGTAGAGGACTTGGAGGGCTTCCTGATCGCCGACATGCACGGCAATCCGGTCGAGCCGGGCTTTGTGCGCAATGAACCGTACCGCCGTGCGTTTGAAGAAGCCGGTGGCGACGTCTATTAA
- the lspA gene encoding signal peptidase II — translation MYFYLIIALVVAIDQWVKYYVRHHLEIGQSVPLIDGVINLTSHRNAGAAFSILEGQQWFFILSSLAVVAAVIYYRRKGELRGRPLMEFGVALLVAGAIGNMLDRLVLGVVTDFFDLQFVQFAIFNVADIAINLAVVLIVLAILIESFKPKTKKAVEE, via the coding sequence ATGTATTTTTATCTCATAATCGCGCTCGTGGTTGCCATTGACCAATGGGTGAAATACTACGTTCGTCATCATCTGGAGATTGGACAGTCCGTTCCGCTGATCGACGGGGTGATCAACTTGACCTCGCATCGCAACGCCGGAGCGGCGTTCAGCATCCTCGAAGGACAGCAGTGGTTCTTCATCTTGTCATCGCTGGCGGTTGTCGCCGCTGTCATCTACTACCGCCGCAAGGGCGAACTCAGAGGGCGTCCGCTGATGGAGTTCGGCGTGGCGCTGTTGGTCGCTGGAGCGATCGGGAACATGCTCGACCGCCTCGTACTTGGGGTCGTCACCGATTTCTTCGACCTGCAGTTCGTGCAGTTTGCGATCTTTAACGTGGCAGACATCGCGATCAACCTCGCCGTCGTATTGATCGTGCTGGCGATTCTGATCGAGTCGTTCAAGCCCAAGACCAAGAAAGCCGTGGAGGAGTAG
- a CDS encoding RluA family pseudouridine synthase, whose translation MSQSQSHTEDLELESESLSWTIEEEQAGERIDKLLAELIPNVSRSQVQELIESQHVLVQDKKPKSNYKVKTGDVLTVTLPEPEQASIEAEDIPLDVRYEDADVIVVNKPRGMVVHPAAGHYSGTLVNALMFHCKDLSGINGEVRPGIVHRIDKDTSGLLMAAKNDVAHRHLAEQLKEHTVTRKYLAVVHGVIQHDLGTVDAPIGRHPVHRQQQAVLREGGREAITHFQVIERLPNHTVVELKLETGRTHQIRVHMDFIGHPLVGDPKYGNQKRNRFGDIVDGQALHAQVLGFVHPRTGEYLEFSTDVPEELQKLIDFLRHDA comes from the coding sequence ATGTCCCAATCTCAATCTCATACCGAAGATCTCGAACTGGAATCGGAATCCCTCTCGTGGACCATCGAGGAGGAGCAAGCCGGAGAGCGCATCGACAAGTTGCTCGCGGAGCTGATTCCCAACGTCTCGCGCTCGCAAGTCCAAGAGCTGATTGAATCTCAACACGTCTTGGTACAGGACAAGAAACCCAAGTCCAACTATAAAGTAAAAACAGGCGATGTCCTCACCGTCACGCTCCCTGAACCGGAGCAAGCGTCCATCGAAGCGGAGGACATCCCGCTCGATGTGCGGTACGAAGACGCAGACGTCATCGTCGTCAACAAACCGCGCGGCATGGTCGTTCACCCGGCGGCCGGACATTACTCGGGGACGTTGGTCAACGCGCTGATGTTCCATTGCAAAGACCTCTCCGGCATCAACGGAGAAGTCCGCCCCGGCATCGTCCACCGCATCGACAAGGATACGTCCGGCCTGCTCATGGCTGCCAAAAACGACGTGGCCCATCGCCACCTCGCCGAACAGCTCAAAGAACATACCGTCACCCGCAAGTACCTCGCGGTCGTTCACGGTGTGATCCAGCATGACCTCGGCACCGTCGACGCACCGATCGGTCGCCATCCGGTTCACCGCCAGCAGCAGGCCGTTCTGCGGGAGGGCGGTCGTGAGGCGATTACGCACTTCCAAGTGATCGAGCGCTTGCCCAATCATACGGTCGTGGAATTGAAGCTCGAGACGGGCCGCACACACCAGATTCGCGTCCACATGGATTTCATCGGCCACCCGCTCGTCGGCGACCCGAAGTACGGAAACCAAAAGCGCAATCGCTTCGGCGACATCGTCGACGGACAAGCGTTGCACGCACAGGTGCTCGGGTTTGTTCATCCGCGCACGGGCGAATACTTAGAGTTCTCGACAGACGTTCCGGAAGAACTGCAAAAACTGATCGACTTTTTGCGACATGACGCTTGA
- the pyrR gene encoding bifunctional pyr operon transcriptional regulator/uracil phosphoribosyltransferase PyrR, giving the protein MALVEKTVLMDEQGVRRALTRIAHEIVEKNKGTEDLVLVGIKTRGIHLAKRLAERIAQFEGVQLPVGSLDITLYRDDLKLRTEQPVVHGSEIDCEISNRNVVLVDDVLFTGRTVRAALDALIDIGRPCQIQLAVLVDRGHRELPIRPDFVGKNVPTSRDEVVAVQLMETDVNDSVIILEDVSI; this is encoded by the coding sequence ATGGCGTTGGTCGAGAAAACGGTGTTGATGGATGAGCAAGGAGTGCGCCGGGCGCTGACCCGGATTGCACACGAGATTGTCGAGAAGAACAAAGGCACCGAGGACTTGGTGCTCGTCGGAATCAAAACCCGCGGCATTCATCTCGCCAAACGGCTGGCGGAGCGCATCGCGCAGTTTGAAGGGGTGCAACTGCCCGTCGGCTCGCTCGACATCACCCTCTACCGCGACGATTTGAAACTTCGCACGGAACAGCCGGTCGTACACGGCTCCGAAATCGATTGCGAGATCTCGAACCGCAACGTGGTGCTCGTCGATGACGTGCTGTTCACCGGACGCACGGTTCGCGCCGCGCTCGATGCGCTGATCGACATCGGACGCCCCTGCCAGATTCAACTGGCGGTGTTGGTGGACCGCGGGCATCGTGAACTGCCGATCCGCCCGGACTTCGTCGGCAAAAACGTCCCCACTTCGCGAGACGAAGTGGTGGCCGTGCAACTGATGGAGACGGACGTGAACGACAGCGTGATTATCTTGGAAGACGTTTCAATCTGA
- the uraA gene encoding uracil permease, with protein sequence MAKQQRIVDVQERLPLGESLPLSLQHLFAMFGSTVLVPFLTGLNPSIALLTSGIGTLLYILLTKGMIPGYLGSSFAFIGPIIAVSKSQGVGAALFGCLLSGVVYIIVAGIIRTSGTRWLDRLLPPVVVGSIVIVIGLGLAGVAVDMASKDWTVASVALLIAIVASAFFRGFLGVIPILLGIIGGFVFAAIRGLVDFSAVGKAAWFAMPEFTMPHASWTAAIVIAPVALVTIAEHIGHLLVTQNIVGRDLMKNPGLHRSMLGDGVATALAGLVGGPPSTTYGENIGVMAITRVYSVWVIGGAAVFAVLFSFIGKFSAMITSIPVPVMGGISILLFGIIASAGLRMLVESGINYTHKRNLIISSVILVLGVGGAKINIGDLQIEGMALATFAGILLNLVLPRGLNEDDAAESEQVVH encoded by the coding sequence GTGGCAAAACAACAACGCATCGTAGACGTGCAAGAACGTCTGCCGCTCGGTGAATCTCTCCCGCTTTCCCTGCAACATTTGTTCGCAATGTTTGGTTCGACGGTGCTGGTGCCGTTCTTGACGGGGTTGAATCCGTCGATCGCCTTGCTGACGAGCGGGATCGGGACGCTGCTCTACATCTTGCTGACGAAGGGCATGATTCCGGGGTATCTCGGGTCGTCGTTCGCCTTCATCGGGCCGATCATCGCCGTCAGCAAGTCGCAAGGGGTGGGGGCGGCGCTGTTCGGTTGCTTGCTGTCGGGGGTGGTGTACATCATCGTCGCAGGGATCATCCGCACGTCCGGTACGCGTTGGTTGGATCGTCTGTTGCCTCCTGTGGTGGTCGGGTCGATCGTCATCGTCATCGGCCTCGGGTTGGCGGGAGTCGCCGTCGACATGGCTTCGAAAGATTGGACGGTGGCTTCGGTCGCTCTGTTGATCGCGATTGTGGCGAGTGCTTTTTTCAGAGGGTTCCTCGGGGTGATTCCGATTCTGCTGGGGATCATCGGAGGGTTTGTGTTTGCAGCGATTCGAGGGCTGGTCGATTTTAGCGCGGTGGGGAAAGCAGCATGGTTCGCCATGCCGGAGTTTACGATGCCGCACGCTTCGTGGACGGCCGCGATTGTGATCGCACCGGTGGCGTTGGTGACGATTGCCGAGCATATCGGGCATCTGTTGGTGACGCAGAACATCGTCGGGCGGGACTTGATGAAGAATCCGGGCTTGCACCGTTCGATGCTCGGTGACGGTGTGGCAACGGCGCTGGCCGGTTTGGTTGGCGGTCCGCCGAGCACGACGTACGGCGAGAACATCGGGGTTATGGCGATTACGCGCGTCTACTCCGTCTGGGTTATCGGCGGGGCGGCGGTGTTCGCGGTGCTGTTCTCCTTCATCGGGAAGTTCTCCGCGATGATCACTTCGATTCCGGTGCCGGTTATGGGCGGCATCTCGATCCTGCTGTTCGGGATCATCGCATCGGCAGGTTTGCGCATGCTGGTGGAAAGCGGGATCAATTATACGCACAAACGCAATCTGATCATCTCAAGCGTCATTTTGGTGCTCGGGGTGGGCGGTGCGAAAATTAATATCGGCGATCTTCAGATCGAAGGCATGGCTCTGGCGACGTTCGCCGGCATCTTGCTCAACCTCGTGCTTCCGCGCGGGCTGAATGAGGACGATGCGGCGGAGTCCGAGCAGGTCGTGCATTAA